From Falco cherrug isolate bFalChe1 chromosome 4, bFalChe1.pri, whole genome shotgun sequence, one genomic window encodes:
- the R3HDM4 gene encoding R3H domain-containing protein 4 — MVVLRGGAGPEEPYPRIEDCLPPLEDSPSKRFSPSKRKQYYINKAIRNSDLIPRAKGRKSLQRLENTRYLMTLLERDECGSDDGELTHSATPSIFTEACNNETYVEIWNDFVNRSGEEQERVLLYLEEEARKKHKRKLPVKNEDKWKEHPAYTPKECFQRISRRLRATLKRGRIPMGTLEGLEEELLAFFSVTPHSVYTALMDNSFERLLLHALCQYMDLVSASSDIEGKRQMKVSNKHRVFLPPELLLSDYLGQMS, encoded by the exons ATGGTGGTGctgcggggcggcgcgggccctGAGGAGCCCTACCC GAGGATTGAGGACTGCCTGCCCCCGCTGGAGGACTCCCCGTCCAAGAGGTTCTCCCCGTCCAAGCGAAAGCAGTATTATATCAACAAGGCCATCCGCAACTCGGACCTCATCCCCAGGGCCAAGGGCCGCAAGAGCCTGCAGAGGCTGGAGAACA CCCGCTACCTGATGACTCTTCTGGAGCGAGATGAATGCGGGAGTGACGATGGAGAGCTCACCCACTCTGCCACCCCCAGCATCTTCACTGAAGCCTGTAACAACGAGACCTACGTGGAG ATCTGGAATGACTTCGTGAACCGATCAGGAGAAGAGCAAGAGCGAGTCCTGCTCTACCTGGAGGAGGAGGCCCGGAAGAAGCACAAGAGGAAGCTGCCTGTCAAGAACGAAGACAAGTGGAAAG AGCACCCTGCCTACACGCCCAAGGAGTGCTTCCAGCGCATCAGCCGCCGCCTGCGTGCCACCCTGAAGCGGGGCCGGATCCCCATG GGGACGCTGGAGGGCCtggaggaagagctgctggCCTTCTTCTCCGTCACCCCTCACTCAGTCTACACAGCGCTGATGGACAACAG CTTTGAGCGACTCCTGCTCCATGCGCTCTGCCAGTACATGGACCTCGTCTCTGCCA GTTCGGACATCGAAGGGAAACGTCAGATGAAAGTGAGCAACAAACACCGCGTCTTCCTGCCCCCCGAGCTCCTGCTCTCAGACTACCTGGGGCAGATGAGCTGA
- the LOC102048162 gene encoding complement factor D, translating to MGLSPAPVLALLLLGATVDGQPRGRILGGRKADPHVMPYMASLQLDGQHICGGFLIAEQWVLSAAHCTEETDGKIFQVLLGAHSLTKPEPHKRLYRVRAQIPHPGSNIHNNKDDLLLLQLEEKAELNEHVQVLPFQREDRDVAADTVCKVAGWGTTSHSGHRPDELHSLERPVISRDVCNHRTRHDHTITEKMMCTDSRKKDTCKGDSGGPLVCNGVAEGVVTAGSRVCGNYKKPAIYTRIAPYVAWIDSVMASAAGEGDTR from the exons ATGGGGCTGAGTCCCGCTCCCGtccttgccctgctgctgctgggagccacGGTGGATG GGCAGCCCCGGGGACGGATCCTGGGGGGCCGCAAGGCTGACCCCCACGTGATGCCCTACATGGCCTCGCTGCAGCTGGATGGGCAGCACATCTGCGGGGGCTTCCTCATCGCTGAGCAGTGGGTGCTGAGCGCTGCCCACTGCACCGAGGAGAC GGATGGCAAAATCTTCCAGGTCCTCCTGGGCGCCCACTCGCTGACGAAGCCGGAGCCCCACAAACGCCTGTACCGGGTGCGCGCGCAGATCCCCCACCCCGGCAGCAACATCCACAACAACAAGGAcgacctcctcctcctccag ctggaggagaaagcGGAGCTGAACGAGCACGTGCAGGTGCTGCCATTCCAGCGGGAGGACAGGGACGTGGCTGCCGACACGGTGTGCAAGGTGGCAGGCTGGGGGACCACCAGCCACAGCGGCCACCGGCCGGACGAGCTGCACAGCTTGGAGCGGCCGGTGATCAGCCGTGACGTCTGCAACCACCGCACCCGCCATGACCACACCATCACCGAGAAGATGATGTGCACCGACTCCCGCAAGAAGGACACCTGCAAG GGAGACTCCGGTGGCCCCCTGGTCTGCAACGGGGTGGCCGAGGGGGTGGTCACGGCCGGCTCCCGCGTCTGCGGCAACTACAAGAAACCTGCCATCTACACCCGCATCGCCCCGTACGTGGCCTGGATCGACAGCGTCATGGCCTCTgcggctggggagggggacactCGCTGA
- the MED16 gene encoding mediator of RNA polymerase II transcription subunit 16, with the protein MDLAYVCEWEKKPKSNHCPSIPLVCAWSCRNLIAFTTDLRNEEEKDLTHMVHIIDTEHPWDVYSVNSGHAEVITCLEWDQSGSRLLSADADGHIKCWSMTDHLANSWENTVGSMVEGDPVVALSWLHNGVKLALHVEKSGASNFGEKFSRVKFSPSLTLFGGKPMEGWIAVTISGLVTVSLLKPNGQVLTSTESLCRLRCRVALADVAFTGGGNIVVATSDGSSTSPVQFYKVCVSVVNEKCKIDTEILPSLFMRCTTDPARKDKYPAITHLKFLARDMSEQVLLCASNQNSSIVECWSLRKEGLPVNNIFQQISPVVGDKQPMILKWRILSATNDLDRVSAVALPKLPISLTNTDLKVANDTKFFPGLGLALAFHDGSVHIVHRLSLQMMAVFYGSSSQRPVDEQAIKRQRTAGPLVHFKAMQLSWTSLALAGIDSHGKLSMLRISPSMGHVLDMNMSLRHLLFLLEYCMVTGYDWWDILLHVQPNMVQNLVEKLHEEYMRQNAALQQVLSTRIVAMKASLCKLSSSTIARVCDYHAKLFLIAISCTLKSLLRPHFLNTPDKSPGDRLTEICSKITDIDIDKVMINLKTEEFVLEMTTLQSLQQLIQWVGDFVLYLLASLPNQGSPVRPGHSFLRDGASLGMFRELMVVIRIWGLLKPSCLPVYTATSDTQDSMSLLFRLLTKLWLCCREENHITEPDDTLIDECCLLPSQLLIPNIDWLPINDGIISKLQNKQLVRLQFGKAPGLVGHTVSSQFDAFVRAPGQPKIDHLRRLHLGAYPTEECKSCTRCGCVTMLKSPNKVTAVKQWEQRWIKNCLCGGLWRRMPLSYS; encoded by the exons ATGGACTTGGCCTATGTCTGCGAGTGGGAGAAAAAGCCGAAAAGCAACCACTGCCCTTCCATCCCCTTAGTGTGTGCGTGGTCCTGCCGGAACCTCATCGCCTTCACCACAGACCTCagaaatgaggaggaaaaag ATCTCACGCATATGGTCCATATCATTGACACTGAGCATCCGTGGGATGTCTATTCCGTTAACTCTGGCCATGCTGAAGTCATCACTTGTTTGGAGTGGGATCAGTCAG GCTCCAGGCTGCTCTCGGCAGATGCGGACGGCCACATCAAGTGCTGGAGCATGACCGATCACTTGGCTAACAGCTGGGAGAACACCGTGGGCAGTATGGTGGAAGGGGACCCAGTTGTGGCCCTGTCTTGGCTGCACAATGGCGTGAAGCTGGCTCTGCACGTGGAAAAG TCTGGAGCATCGAACTTTGGGGAGAAGTTTTCCAGGGTCAAGTTCTCTCCATCGCTGACGCTGTTTGGTGGGAAGCCCATGGAGGGCTGGATTGCTGTGACCATCAGTGGGCTGGTGACGGTTTCTCTCCTCAAGCCCAATGGGCAGGTGCTGACATCCACCGAGAGCCTGTGCCGCCTCCGATGTCGCGTTGCCTTGGCAGACGTCGCCTTCACTGGTGGGGGGAACATTGTGGTGGCCACATCGGATGGTAGCAGCACCTCCCCTGTCCAGTTCTACAAAGTCTGCGTCAGTGTGGTGaatgagaaatgcaaaatagaCACTGAAATCCTGCCTTCTCTCTTTATGCGCTGCACCACGGACCCTGCCCGCAAAGACAAATACCCAGCAATCACTCACCTGAAATTCCTTGCGCGGGACATGTCAGAGCAG GTGTTGCTTTGTGCTTCCAACCAAAACAGCAGCATCGTGGAGTGCTGGTCTCTGCGGAAGGAGGGCTTGCCAGTCAATAATATCTTCCAGCAAATCTCTCCTGTGG ttgGAGACAAGCAGCCCATGATACTGAAATGGCGGATTCTTTCTGCCACTAATGACTTGGATCGGGTTTCGGCTGTGGCTCTGCCAAAGTTGCCTATCTCCCTGACCAATACTGATCTGAAGGTGGCGAATGACACCAAATTCTTCCCTGGGTTGG GTCTGGCTTTGGCTTTTCACGATGGCAGCGTCCACATTGTCCATCGCCTGTCCTTGCAAATGATGGCTGTCTTCTATGGCTCTTCCTCCCAGCGCCCAGTGGATGAGCAGGCTATCAAAAGGCAGCGAACTGCTGGTCCCCTGGTTCACTTCAAAGCCATGCAGCTCTCCTGGACGTCTCTGGCCTTGGCTGGCATCGATAGTCATGGGAAG CTGAGCATGCTTCGCATCTCCCCTTCCATGGGCCACGTGCTGGACATGAACATGTCCCTCCGTCACTTGCTGTTCCTGTTGGAGTATTGCATGGTGACTGGCTACGACTGGTGGGACATCCTGCTCCACGTCCAACCCAACATGGTCCAGAACCTGGTGGAGAAGCTGCACGAAGAGTATATGCGCCAGAATGCGGCCCTGCAGCAG GTCCTTTCCACGCGCATTGTTGCCATGAAGGCATCTCTCTGCAAGCTGTCCTCCAGCACGATAGCCCGTGTGTGTGACTACCACGCGAAGCTCTTCCTCATCGCCATTAGCTGCACCTTGAAGTCACTGCTACGCCCACACTTCCTGAACACCCCGGACAAGAGTCCTGGGGACCGACTCACCGAGATCTGCTCCAAGATCACAGATATAG aCATCGACAAGGTGATGATTAACCTGAAGACAGAAGAATTTGTCTTGGAGATGACTACGTTgcagtccctgcagcagctcatcCAGTGGGTGGGAGATTTTGTGCTCTACCTGCTGGCCAGCCTTCCTAACCAG ggTTCCCCTGTGCGGCCAGGACACAGCTTCCTGCGGGATGGAGCATCCCTGGGCATGTTCAGGGAGCTGATGGTGGTGATCCGTATTTGGGGACTGTTGAAGCCAAGCTGCCTCCCCGTCTACACAGCGACCTCCGACACGCAGGACAGCATGTCCCTCCTCTTCAGGCTCTTAACTAAACTCTGGCTGTGTT GTCGTGAGGAAAATCACATAACAGAGCCAGATGATACCCTGATAGATGAATGttgcctcctgcccagccagtTGCTCATTCCCAATATCGATTGGTTGCCCATCAATGACGGCATTATCAGCAAGTTGCAGAACAAACAGCTTGTCCGGCTGCAGTTTGGAAAAGCTCCTGGGCTCGTTGGTCACACTGTCTCTTCCCAGTTTGATGCCTTTGTCAG GGCACCTGGACAGCCCAAAATTGATCATCTGAGGCGGCTTCATCTAGGAGCGTACCCAACAGAGGAATGCAAGTCCTGTACCAG GTGCGGCTGTGTTACGATGCTGAAATCGCCGAACAAAGTCACCGCGGTGAAACAGTGGGAGCAGCGCTGGATCAAAAACTGCTTGTGTGGGGGGCTGTGGAGGAGGATGCCCCTCAGCTATTCCTGA